The proteins below are encoded in one region of Pseudomonas ekonensis:
- a CDS encoding DUF2474 domain-containing protein: MATIERRDVKPQRWHRRLGWLLLIWLGSVASLAVVASVLKLLMYAAGMRTH; this comes from the coding sequence ATGGCTACCATTGAGCGACGTGACGTGAAACCGCAGCGCTGGCATCGGCGCCTGGGCTGGCTGTTGCTGATCTGGCTGGGCAGCGTCGCCTCGCTGGCGGTGGTGGCCAGTGTGCTGAAGCTGCTGATGTATGCGGCGGGGATGAGAACCCACTGA
- the cydB gene encoding cytochrome d ubiquinol oxidase subunit II: MGIQGIDLSLIWGVIIAFGVMMYVIMDGFDLGLGILFPMIPDGQERDVMMNTVAPVWDGNETWLVLGGAALYGAFPLAYGVILEALYLPLVFMLAGLIFRGVAFEFRFKAPAEKRHLWDLAFIGGSLLATFSQGVVIGAYVAGIPVADRQFAGGSLDWLAPFPLACGVGLVVAYALLGSTWLLVKTEGMLESRMRHYSRPLAWLLLAMVVVIGVWTLKLHPELTGRWFTHAHLTVFAGLVVLALLALFGLLRSLRRRHTHWPFVFTLALMFLGYIGLALSIWPNIIPPSVSLWAAASPATSQLFALIGALFILPVILMYTFWSYYVFRGKVRIGDGYH, encoded by the coding sequence ATGGGTATTCAAGGCATCGACCTGTCATTGATCTGGGGCGTGATCATCGCCTTCGGGGTGATGATGTACGTGATCATGGACGGCTTCGACCTGGGCCTCGGGATCCTGTTCCCGATGATCCCGGACGGGCAGGAGCGCGACGTGATGATGAACACCGTCGCGCCGGTCTGGGACGGCAACGAAACCTGGCTGGTGCTGGGCGGGGCGGCGCTGTACGGCGCGTTCCCGCTGGCCTACGGGGTGATTCTGGAGGCGCTGTACCTGCCGCTGGTGTTCATGCTCGCGGGGCTGATCTTCCGGGGCGTGGCGTTCGAGTTCCGCTTCAAGGCGCCGGCCGAGAAGCGGCATCTGTGGGACCTGGCGTTCATCGGCGGTTCGCTGCTGGCGACGTTCTCCCAGGGCGTGGTGATCGGCGCCTACGTGGCCGGGATCCCGGTGGCGGACCGTCAGTTCGCCGGCGGCAGCCTCGACTGGCTGGCACCGTTCCCGCTCGCCTGCGGCGTCGGCCTGGTGGTGGCGTATGCGTTGCTGGGCAGCACTTGGCTGCTGGTCAAGACCGAGGGCATGCTCGAATCGCGGATGCGCCACTACAGCCGTCCGCTGGCGTGGCTGCTGCTGGCGATGGTGGTGGTGATCGGCGTATGGACGCTCAAGCTGCATCCGGAACTGACGGGGCGCTGGTTCACCCATGCGCACCTGACGGTGTTCGCGGGGCTCGTCGTGTTGGCCCTGCTGGCCCTGTTCGGCCTGCTGCGTTCGCTGCGCCGGCGCCACACCCACTGGCCGTTCGTGTTCACCCTGGCGCTGATGTTCCTGGGCTACATCGGCCTGGCGCTGAGCATCTGGCCGAACATCATCCCGCCGTCGGTCAGCCTGTGGGCGGCGGCGTCACCGGCCACCAGCCAGCTGTTCGCGCTGATCGGCGCGCTGTTCATCCTGCCGGTGATCCTGATGTACACCTTCTGGAGCTACTACGTGTTCCGCGGCAAAGTGAGGATCGGCGATGGCTACCATTGA
- a CDS encoding cytochrome ubiquinol oxidase subunit I produces the protein MFNLEALDLARIQFAFTVSFHIIFPAITIGLASFLAVLEGLWLKTGNDTYRDLYHFWSKIFAVNFGMGVVSGLVMAYQFGTNWSGFSDFAGSVTGPLLTYEVLTAFFLEAGFLGVMLFGWNRVGRGLHFFATVMVAIGTLISTFWILASNSWMQTPQGFSVVDGRVMPLDWLAIVFNPSFPFRLAHMAIAAFVATAFFVGASAAWHLLRGNDTRQVRKMFSMALWMALIVAPIQAVVGDAHGLNTLEHQPAKIAAIEGHWENHGNEPTPLVLFGIPDMQAEKTRYALEIPYLGSLILTHSLDKQIPALKSFSKEDRPNSTVIFWSFRVMAGLGMLMILVGVLGFALRRKGAVYRHRGFQRLVLLMGPSGLVALLAGWVTTEVGRQPWVVYGLLRTHDAASHHSVAQMSTSLALFVVIYFSVFTVGIGYMMKLVAKGPQPHHDHDPEDDSQQAPRRPLSAANVHLESASRIH, from the coding sequence ATGTTCAACCTGGAGGCACTGGACCTGGCGCGGATTCAATTCGCGTTCACGGTTTCGTTCCACATCATTTTCCCGGCGATCACCATCGGCCTGGCGAGCTTCCTGGCGGTGCTCGAAGGCCTGTGGCTGAAGACCGGCAACGACACCTACCGCGACCTGTACCATTTCTGGTCGAAGATCTTCGCCGTCAACTTCGGCATGGGGGTGGTCTCGGGCCTGGTCATGGCGTACCAGTTCGGCACCAACTGGAGCGGCTTCTCGGACTTCGCCGGGAGCGTCACCGGGCCGTTGCTCACCTACGAGGTGCTGACGGCGTTCTTCCTCGAGGCCGGGTTCCTCGGCGTGATGCTGTTCGGCTGGAACCGCGTGGGCCGGGGCCTGCACTTCTTCGCCACGGTGATGGTCGCCATCGGCACGCTGATCTCGACCTTCTGGATCCTCGCCTCCAACAGCTGGATGCAGACGCCGCAGGGCTTCTCGGTGGTGGACGGGCGGGTGATGCCGCTGGACTGGCTGGCCATCGTGTTCAACCCGTCGTTCCCGTTCCGCCTGGCGCACATGGCCATCGCCGCGTTCGTCGCCACGGCGTTCTTCGTCGGCGCGTCGGCGGCCTGGCACCTGCTGCGGGGCAACGACACCCGACAAGTGCGCAAGATGTTTTCCATGGCGTTGTGGATGGCGCTGATCGTCGCGCCGATCCAGGCGGTGGTCGGTGACGCCCACGGCCTGAACACCCTGGAGCACCAGCCGGCGAAGATCGCCGCCATCGAGGGCCACTGGGAAAACCACGGCAACGAGCCGACCCCGCTGGTGCTGTTCGGCATCCCGGACATGCAGGCGGAGAAGACCCGATACGCGCTGGAGATCCCGTACCTCGGCAGCCTGATCCTGACCCACAGCCTCGACAAGCAGATCCCGGCGCTCAAGAGCTTCTCCAAGGAGGACCGGCCGAACTCGACCGTCATCTTCTGGAGCTTCCGGGTCATGGCCGGGCTGGGCATGTTGATGATCCTGGTCGGCGTGCTCGGCTTTGCGCTGCGGCGCAAGGGCGCGGTCTACCGCCACCGCGGCTTCCAGCGCCTGGTGCTGCTGATGGGGCCGAGCGGTCTGGTCGCGCTGCTGGCCGGCTGGGTCACCACCGAAGTCGGGCGTCAGCCGTGGGTGGTGTACGGCCTGCTGCGCACCCATGACGCGGCGTCGCACCACTCGGTGGCGCAGATGAGCACCTCGCTGGCGCTGTTCGTGGTCATCTACTTCTCGGTGTTCACCGTGGGCATCGGCTACATGATGAAACTGGTCGCCAAGGGCCCGCAGCCGCACCACGACCACGATCCTGAGGACGACAGCCAGCAGGCGCCGCGCCGGCCGCTTTCGGCCGCCAACGTCCACCTCGAATCCGCCAGCCGGATCCACTGA